From the Deltaproteobacteria bacterium genome, the window AGCTACTTATCTATGTTGTAGACACTACAACGCCAAGATTTATTCCTCGAAATAATAAATATTATCAATAAGATACACCATCCAATCTCACCAATGAATTCTGGAACATGGGTTTCAATTGGGTTAACTGAGAACTAAGCACACCAATAACAATTTTCTTATGAATATCATCATTCAAAAACTTTCTTCGTCGATAACAAGAAAATGTAAGGTAATGGGCCTGACTTTTTTCGTCATAAATTCTCCTGTTTGTCATACACGCATTATAGCATGTAGATGAACACAATGGCAGGACTTCTTGCGCCTGCGGCGTCCACACGATCCTTGCAGGATCGTATGGACCACCCCCGAAGATTACACTATCTGGTAGCGGACGTATCTGACTAAAATCTGCAGTCACTGGTATATAACAACCTCGCGGCACAATTTGTGATATCCAATTTTCTAATCGTTTGCGTTCAACAATAATTATCCAATGCGTGCCATCAGGAGACCCTGAAAAATTCAATAATACCAGATGAATTCTGTACAGATTAGGGATTGCAGGCTTCGCCGCCCAGACAAACAAGTTGTCTGGGCCACCCGTGGCAAGGATGAAGAGGGCATCAAGCAGGCCTTGGAGATGATAAACAGCCTTTAAGCGAAGTAGCGATTATTTCGGATTACCGGATTTTCTCCTTAACCGCCTCAAAGGCCTTCTGGGTGACTAGCAGGGTCTTTTCGATATCCTCCTCCTTGTGGGCTGCGGAAATGAACCAGTTGTGAAAAGGATGAAAGAAAACCCCTTCCTGATAGGCGGTGGCGCAGAAGGTTTTGTTCTTTTCAAACGAGGGATCGTCTTTGAAGGTCATGAATGGTATGGTAACCGGCCCGGTGTAATTAATTTCCAGCCCCAGAGATTTGGCCTGGTCCAGCATGCCTTGCTTGAGCATCTCGCCTATGTGAAAAATATGATCCAGGGCCTTGGTGCGCACCATTTCATCAAGGGTGGCCAGGGCCGCGGCCATGGGCGCGGCGCTCGTGAAAAAGGAGCCTGTAAAGAAGATCAGACTTGCCGCTTCCATGAGCTCCTTGGCGCCAACGCACGCGGAGATCGGATACCCGTTTCCCAGGGCCTTGGAAAAGCAGGTCAGATGAGGCTTTAAGCCAAAATACTCGGCCGACCCGCCCATGTGAAGCCTGAAGCCTACGCGAACGTCATCCATAATGAGCAGCGGGCCGTCGGCCTTGCAGATTCCTTTAAGCCCTTCAAGAAAAGCCTGGGTGGGCATTTCGAGGTCGTGGGCAAATTCATGTTTAAAGGGCGTGACGATGATCCCGGCTAGCTCATCCTGGTTGGCCTGAACGAGTTCTTTCAGAGTATTGAGGTCATTGAATGGAAAGGTCAAAACATTGGTCCTGTCTTCTTCGGTTGTCCCGGTGGGATTGGGTGTGCACCAGAGGCCGATGCCATGGTAAGTCCCCGCGGCCATGATGATTTTCTTCCTGCCTGTGTGAGCCCGGGCTACCAGACAGGCGCAGTTGACTGCATCCGAGCCGTTTTTACCAAAAAGCGCCCAATCGGCTGAAGTGATCAGGTCCACCAGAGACTCGGCCAGATCAACCCATAAAGAGGAGGGAAGGTTGAAACAGTCTCCTTTTTCCTTTTGATTCCGGACGGCTTCCTCAATCTTGGGGTGGTTGTATCCCATGATCATCGGTCCATAGGCACACATGTAGTCAATATACTCGTGACCGTCTACATCCTTAAACCGGCACCCCTCAGCCTTTTCGATAAAATACGGGCTTTGCTCCCAGACTAGAAGTCTGGGGCTTTGATGACCGGGAATACCGCCGGGAATTACCTTTTCCGCCCGCTCAAAAAGGGCTTGTGACTCGGTGAAGTTCCGCATTTTATACTCCTCTCCCTTGATTTGATTATAGATGGACCTGGAAATTGCGCCTTTAACAAACCATATTAACATCAATAAAGCTTCATGACAAATTGCTTGCCTTGATTAGCTGTCAACACATTAGAGGAGAGGCCTTGGATAATGTTCTTATGGGGGATTAAGGCAAATTTGTATG encodes:
- a CDS encoding aminotransferase class III-fold pyridoxal phosphate-dependent enzyme, translated to MRNFTESQALFERAEKVIPGGIPGHQSPRLLVWEQSPYFIEKAEGCRFKDVDGHEYIDYMCAYGPMIMGYNHPKIEEAVRNQKEKGDCFNLPSSLWVDLAESLVDLITSADWALFGKNGSDAVNCACLVARAHTGRKKIIMAAGTYHGIGLWCTPNPTGTTEEDRTNVLTFPFNDLNTLKELVQANQDELAGIIVTPFKHEFAHDLEMPTQAFLEGLKGICKADGPLLIMDDVRVGFRLHMGGSAEYFGLKPHLTCFSKALGNGYPISACVGAKELMEAASLIFFTGSFFTSAAPMAAALATLDEMVRTKALDHIFHIGEMLKQGMLDQAKSLGLEINYTGPVTIPFMTFKDDPSFEKNKTFCATAYQEGVFFHPFHNWFISAAHKEEDIEKTLLVTQKAFEAVKEKIR